The Halichondria panicea chromosome 10, odHalPani1.1, whole genome shotgun sequence region GAACTTGTGTCAGTTCCTCATACCATGTGGAGAAGCAGGTAGGCGTGGCTGattgcaacataattattataatagatgTTTTACGTGGTAATTAGATTTTTGCAAGATTTTACTGTACACAGAAACCAATTTGTAATATAGTTGCAGCAATTTCTCCAGCGGTTTCTATAGCTTTCACTTTGGGTAAACCAAAGTCCAATAATTTAGCAGTCCCACGAGACGTTTGGTTCATTGTCAGATTTTTCATTGCACGATTTATCTCGTCCGGCACTGCTATGGTGTCCATAGAAACAGCCTCAACAAGTTTAGTGCCTGGAGGCAAGTTAGACAATGTTAACGATCCACAGCAGCACTTCCGAGCAGGATAAGCAACAGTTTCAGAATCTTCATCAGGTTTTTGACAATGAGATTGTATTGTAGGTGTCCCATCATTGTACTGTGTCATATCTCCATGGTGATCAACGTGGCTACGAGATTGTTGACGTTGAGAGTTGGTGAGTGATGTGCAATACTCGTAAGGAGGGAATGACCAGCAGTGATGGTAGTGAGAGTCCGTCAGCACTTGTCCACCGTAGTGCTCCAGACTGGTTGCCATACTGGAGAAACACTTAGAGATGCTTCCCAAGACTGCCGAGTAGCTGCCTATGGTGGTAGGTGTGGTAATCacttgtgagtgtgtgttagGGCTAATGCATATTGTACAGACTCCTGTACTTACAGAGAGACAACTATTTCAAGATCAGAAGCAGCATAAAGTGTACGCAGATCTACCgggtgcatgtgtgtctcATGTATACCCATGTAACTCAGGGTATATCACTGACCTTTGTCACACTCTAGCTCCATCATTACCTCCTCGTCCACTGGCTCAAGAGCCTGAGGCAGTGATAGGAAATTACTAAGACACGTACAAGATATGACTTATAAATAAAATTTTACAACTGCTATACGAATCTGTTAGTACTGTATGCTTGCATGAAATTTGTAATGGCATTTTAAAAGCGCACCTTTTACAATCATGCTTTAAACTGTACATACAATATctttttagctagctagcacggACATTGGCATGTACTTACTGTGGCCACTACTAGTGAATCTCGACGTACCTTCTGAGTGGCCATGTGAGCTATGACAGTGTCAGTGCACCCTCCTCCAGGGAAAGCAAACAGTGAGCCCAGGGACTGCTCCAGTAGAGAGACTATACGGTAGATGCCAAACAGCATATCAAAGTTAGTGGGTTTGAATACGAGAAAGGGACATGCATGATCATGATTGTGTAGATTCCCTTCACAGTGTAGTGTATTAGCTAGTTTTACAGGGTGATTGAGACAccatagctatacatgtaggtaataTGCCTCACTGTACTTGCTCACTGGTGTTCCTGCAGAGTGGTTCTAATTCATCAGCTAGAGTGTCAGTAGGAGAGCAGAGCACCAGCGTGCAgtgaccaccaccaccaccatccATTACCAAGAACCTGGCACAGCAAGGGAAAAGTGCGAgaatgaaaataattatggtgaggaaAATCAATTCTCTCAGTCTGTAACCTCTCTAGAGAAAATATTGCGCTTATTATATGTAGTACCAGGTATAGAAGGAATACAGTGCAAGAAACTTACACACACTTATCGACTCTATCAAAAGAACATAATCCTATTTCATTCACCTGTCCTTCCCCACTCTGGCTAGAGAGACGCTCTTGAGTCGTCCCAGGCACAATGATTCGGAGGTGATTAGACTGTTCAGTTGGCCCCCTGTGACCTCTCCCACAGAGTCTATGTGCAACGCTGACAGTCGCTCCACCACCAACACTCCCTACAGTAAtaacacgtacgtacatgcaagTAATAATTACTACACAACTCCGAAAAGAAGCCGAATGCTATATTTTtggtattttattgctcttaGGACAAACTCCACCTAGTATCAAACATGATACTCTATTTGTGTGTTTTTTTTTTACCTGCTACAGAATGCTCATAATTAATCTATGTTTTATAATAACCAATAACAATAACACaacaataataaattatgctgTATCAAATGAGGTGTTTAAGTCAACTCCTgaaaccctaaccctaacactAACACTAACACTAGTACAGTACTTTGATTGATGATTGATGGCTGAATTCCACAGATACACCCTCACTACCCTCATTCCCGGCTCGACTTTTCTCTATTGTAACGCTAGGTCGAAAAATCAGGCCAGGAACGAGGCTACCCCTCACCTGCTCTCTGAGTCTCTCCTTGAGTAGAGGGTGCACCACTTTCTGACAGCCTAGCATCCCCACTCCTCTCATTGCCAGAGTATCTGCTAGTCCGAGCAGCTCCTCCAAAACCAGAGCCTCCACGCTCACAGATGATGGTTGAGATGACAGGCCAGCACTCGGGACAGACGGAAGaactggggggaggggtgaaataagtacagtggctcctGAAATGAATATGTACAACATACCAGAAGCTCACAATAGGGAATATAATACTGTTTTAGTTGGTTCCAGGAAACATAAACAATAGTCTCTCTATTTATACAAATTACTTTCTTCGAAGTCTCCTGCTAGCGACACATTAAACACTGCCGTGATGATATCCCCATCATTATCTCTCTTAATCAATTGCTTCTCAACCTGCGCCACCAGCCGCTTGTCACTGATCGCTACGGCAACACCATGTACCAATGTCGACTTGACCAATGGCTGTCCAGAATGAGTTACCACATGGATGTGTGCAGGGAATGAGAAGTACTCGACAATAGTAGGAGGCAGGACACTTAGAAAAGCTTGCAGCAATAGTGAGGACAAGTGTTCAACTTGCTGTTGATTGACTCCGAATTTGAATGTCTTTGAGGAGAGGTAGGTTCGAGTTAGTGATATCAGTTCTATGGAGGATAAGGAGAGAGGTGTTTTACACGGACAAGTGTCACTGTGTAACCACTGTGCGACCAATGAGAGGAAATAGCTCGTTACCGTAGCAACCTTGTAACGATTTGCCTCAATAGAGAGTCCGCTTGTGATCAACCTAATAGAGACGTAATTAACGACTACCGTACAGAAAATACAAGTCAATtcagtattaattaattaagtacTGAAAATTATTAAAAAAAGGGAGCAGCTAGTGCATTTACTATTTTTCCACTCACTTTGTTGCGAGGAGTGCTGAGTAAAGACCACTGTCCTTGTAGTTGTTCACGTGAGCCTGACAGTTTCCGAGGATCAGTTTAATCAGTGGACCCTCAATCCTGAGCATCTGGAACAGCTTCTCTGAGCGACTGGTGAggcagaccacacccccatcTCCCACTGGGGACGGGAACAGGATACACCTGCAAGGGGGGAATGGTACCATCGTATCAGGTACCAACGATGGACTATGATAAGTTAATAACTATCTTATCAGGTGAATTTGAGTGAGGACTAAGCGTTGGACATGCATGGTTTGAGAGCTtataaatcacatggacaccaaCAAAatactcatttagatactagtgtgCTGAGTATGCCACTGTACTTTCCAAATGGTCCATATCGTTTTTGAATGAGGTCATGGAAGTTCTTCAATTCTGATTGTGTCTCCACTGAGTCTATCCTCCTAACCTGTGAGCAACATCAGGTTAATATCATTCAACAAATAAATTGCTTGAGCACTGCACTACGTCTACACtactacgtacgtacgtacctgcAGCTTCTTTTCTCCATCCATGGAAGGGGATCTAaatttgctgattcagcaccCAACCACGTGGACTCGACTAAAGAGCCTGCTTGTGTGGCATGGCTGCTGTTCGTATTCGACTGTCCCTGAGGGGATGCACAAACAGACCATTCTACCACCTTGTAGTGGCCAACAGTAAATGGAAGAGAGACGGAAAACACTTGGAACAGGTCAGGGAACATCATTCCCATAGGCCTACTAATAAGCTGTTTGGCTTCATAGAAGTATACAGGGTGAAATACTCCTAACTAGCTTTATAGCTTCCTAAGGGTTTAATTGTAATGCTGAATTCATTAACCATTTGGATTGCTTTTAATACTTTCACAGCTATAAATTGATTACGAATCGTATGGGTGTAAATGATTTATCGAAATATTTGATCTAATGATGTAATCCCCTGCACTGTAACCTCAGGTTGGCTGCTATGACCCCATGCCTAATGCAAACAAAGAGCTGGTAGTGGGACTCAACCTCGAGAGAATCAAGTGAGTTGCATGGTCCCCATCCAGTTGCATACAAACTGTATTGTCTTGTGTATTGTGTCACACTCACAATTTATATATTCTGTATTGTGGGAAAATTGAAGGGAGAGATTTGATTTTACACTGAAACCTGCAAGTTCTCCGTATTGAAGAGGCATATTTCCACAAACTGCGTTGTTTACACTCTATAACTTCGTTTCACAGTTAAAGTAATGATGTCGTTTGTCTCAGGTACTGGTTGTCTGTTGGAGCCACGCCTACTGTCTCGGTGTACAAGCTGCTTGGACTGGTAAGCGTTTTCTTTACCACAATTAGGCCATCTCTGATCTTAAGCAGTGAATGTTGTCAATATTTACATTGccaattattaattattggcCCCTGCACAATTCACATGTGAAAGTTTACCTTACCATATGTTTTAATTTTATGCCTCTCTGAGACTCTCTCCTGGTGCCTAACGTAATTATTGCCGCATAAGTATAATTAAAAGTTTCCTCCCACTTACGTAATTAATACTTATATGTCACTTTGtcaattcacacacacacacacacacacacacacacacaggctggaGTCCTACCAGCACACCCAAGGTTAGTACTAGAAGCATCCagaaagagagaagctgcCCAACACATTAAGGACAAACCATTAGAGCTAGACCCTCCTTCAGAAAATAACTCACCAATAGAGTCAGTAGATGCTCATGATACCACTTAGCGTTATATACATAACTGTATGTTTATCATCAATGATGTCATTTTGCCCATTTATTATCAGTGTCAGGGATTATTTATTAGGACAATAACAAGAATATCGTATTTCTGTTTCCTTGTGCCTCACATGCTTGTCTGTaagtattcataattataacctttgTTTTCTGATTCTGATATATAAATTGAGTGCTGTATCGAGAATTCGTATTTTAGTGTGTCTAGCCGTCGAGTTAGAAGTGAATAGAtgctgtgcgtgtgtgggagCCAACTTCTTTATTAGCTTATTACTCAATCAAGGGTGTATATAGCTCTAAACTATTTGGTGTACCGTAGCCAAGCAGTTTTGGAATACTAAAGTCGATTGACCGTGAGTTACGCTTCCATGTAGAGTGAATGTGATCTAACTCAATTAAGCTGAAATGCGCACTTATAAGTATCAGTATCGAGTTACAAGTCCCACAGTATACCTAGGTAGGAGTTGCAGCATTGTGCAGTGCTCTTAATGTGTTGTTTATAGTCAGGCATCCTAAGTAACTAGTCAGGCATTCAGTATAATATGGTGCTAATGGAATTGCTAACTCAGCCCTAACATTGTGACTGCATGAGAAGTACTTTAATAGTGTGAATGTTCTGCTACTTGCAGCTCTTTCAGAAACTACAATTGAACAGTCTAGCTAACAACACTGCAGTGGAATTTCGTTATGGGGAACAGTGACTCTAAGCCGTTGACTTTAATTGGTCGGTCGTCAATGAGAAAAGGAAGAATGTCGTCAGTCTCTTCAATCGCACAATGTCCAGGGAGCCCCAAGCTCAAGCCCAAGGACAAACTGCAACTTGATAGGTACTGGATTGGATCAAGCTTTGACATGCTGTCTCCACCAGGATTGACAAGGTGAGCAACTGCACTGGTGTTAGGTAAAAGAAGCTATTGTGTATTTTGTGTACAGAGTTACACCGCCGGCATGCACAGATTTACAGTAGTTTCCCAtgcagactataattattgaaaacAATTATTCACTTTCTcaagcatgcagtgttaaTACAGTTACTGCTATGCCAGCTATACACACATCACTGCATATATACCTCTAGATGCTCCAGTTTGTCTCATCTACGATCAATTGACTCTGTTGATGGACTCACTAACTACAGCAACCACTTCAACGCCATGGCCGCTGTACAGGCATTCAAAACCCACCGTATTGACCTCCTCAACGTCACAGATGGTGCACTAAACATTGTCTCTCATCTTCTCTCCAATGAGATAATTCCTGAGCCCACTAAAGCAAGAATCCTCTTTTCTAATCTACCAAAACTGGAGAAAAGTGAAGCATTGTTAGAGGCCATTGAAGCTCGAATTTTCATCAATCCCAATGTATTTCACACTGTAGTAGCACTACTGGACACCAAACAAACATTGCAAAAACTGGCGCAAAATCTCCGTGTTTCATTTCGTAAGTTTTATAGGATTAATATTGGAGGCTATAATTCTAACCTGAGTAAATTACAGATGTCCTAGCAGTCATAAGGGCACTTGTTTTGCATATGCATTTCTATCATAGTAAGCATACTTCTTATCATCAAAACTACACTTCATTATATTTTATATGCAGGGGAAAACAACGAATTGTACTCCATCCACCTCAAGGCGATCACTCAACCGGCTATTGTAAGATACGCAGACTATCTCAAAGCCTTTTATCGATCGATGTCTCCTTTTCCAAGATACAAATGGCCCCAGACTCCGACCACCAAAAAACCGTTCAACCTCAGATTGCTTGATGTATCGTCATCCCAATCCATGGAGCAACCTATCAGTCTGCATTGTCTTGTGAAGCCTCCAGAAGGTTGCGACAAAATCGGCTGTGTCTTTGTACAGGGTGTTCCTGGTGTTGGAAAAAGCTGCCTTACTGTCGAGCTATGTCGACATTGGCATGATATTGACCGACTCAACAAGTATCCGCTCGTGATGTTGGTGAGAGCACAAGAGAAGACAGCACAAGATGCTAAAACACTGAATGATCTGTTTGTGCATAGCAATGCAGGGTTCACGCAAGCCGTTGTTCAAGAGGTCACCATCATGAAAGGAGAGGGTATACTAATCGTTTTGGATGGGTTGGATCAAGTGTCTCTGTCTCCTCTAAGGTCGGTACTGCTGGAGCAAATCTTAGAAGGAAAGTGTCTACCGAATGCCACTTTGTTGATTACAACAAGGACAAACATGACATCGAAATTAATGTCACTTTGCAAGCGAAAAGTAGATCGACTTGTGGAACTTATCGGCTTCACACAAGACGAAATTGAGCAACACGCTGAGAGCTCCCTTGGTTTTGATTCAGCGCTCCTGTCTGGCTTCCATGACTACCTCTCTGTCAGCCCCATCATTCAAGGTGCACTGCACGTACCACTAAGCACAGCAATTGCTGTCGAGGCCTACAAAGAAGCTAGAAGCAGTGGAGAGTCAAGTCCGACTACCTTTACTGAGCTTTACATGACATTGGCAAAGCATCTTTTGCAATACCATTTGTTACTGCAAGGCGAAGTAGATGCAAATTACGTCTTTCCTGATAGTCTTGAAACATTGCCTGCTAAGGTGTACACACAGTTTGTTAATCTAGCAAAGCATGCATTCAACACTCTGGTCAAAGAAAACTCTTCATGGACAAAGTTGTACAAGAACCAGTATCATTTGAGCTTCATGCTTGGAACACCAGAGCTACATTGCAGCAAACGGACCACACTCATGTACAATTTCACTACTGTACACGTACAAGAACTCCTAGCTGCACATCATGTGAAAACCCTTCCTGCTGAAGAACAAACTGACCTCTACCAGAAATATTTCAACGAGCCACGTCTTGGAAATATTTGGAGGTTTTTTGCCAGCATTGACAAATTGCAGTCTCCTTTCTGGAATGAGGCCAAAGCTGAGGTGCGTGAAAGCAAAGCTCTGTCTTCTGCTTTTCTACAGTGTGTATTCGAAGCCCACAAATATGTGCCTTTGGAATCCATCGTGAATCATCCGGTGGTGACTTTTCCCAGCAAGATCGGTGCAGTAGTCACAGCACTCGATTGCTATCAACTCGGCTGCTGTCTAGCACACAGCACTTGCACTCTGGATTTACGCCAACGCCTCAACACCGAGATGCTTCATCATTTAGCACTTGGTCTAAGCTCCAAATTGCTTATCAAAAGCACCTTGAGCACACTCTTTCTTCGACCACCAATCACAACAAAAACCATAGAAGAGCTAAGAAATTTACCACTGAGCTCTTTGGAAGGTCTCGATGTGAGCCATTGCAATCTGGACAAAGATACAACTGAGGCACTAGCGGAAGCTCTACCTGACATGACATCACTGAAACAGATGGACATTCGCGGCAACCAGGCCATAGGCGAGG contains the following coding sequences:
- the LOC135342554 gene encoding molecular chaperone MKKS-like isoform X1; amino-acid sequence: MDGEKKLQVRRIDSVETQSELKNFHDLIQKRYGPFGKCILFPSPVGDGGVVCLTSRSEKLFQMLRIEGPLIKLILGNCQAHVNNYKDSGLYSALLATKLITSGLSIEANRYKVATVTSYFLSLVAQWLHSDTCPCKTPLSLSSIELISLTRTYLSSKTFKFGVNQQQVEHLSSLLLQAFLSVLPPTIVEYFSFPAHIHVVTHSGQPLVKSTLVHGVAVAISDKRLVAQVEKQLIKRDNDGDIITAVFNVSLAGDFEEILPSVPSAGLSSQPSSVSVEALVLEELLGLADTLAMRGVGMLGCQKVVHPLLKERLREQGVLVVERLSALHIDSVGEVTGGQLNSLITSESLCLGRLKSVSLARVGKDRFLVMDGGGGGHCTLVLCSPTDTLADELEPLCRNTISLLEQSLGSLFAFPGGGCTDTVIAHMATQKALEPVDEEVMMELECDKGSYSAVLGSISKCFSSMATSLEHYGGQVLTDSHYHHCWSFPPYEYCTSLTNSQRQQSRSHVDHHGDMTQYNDGTPTIQSHCQKPDEDSETVAYPARKCCCGSLTLSNLPPGTKLVEAVSMDTIAVPDEINRAMKNLTMNQTSRGTAKLLDFGLPKVKAIETAGEIAATILQIGFCVQ
- the LOC135342554 gene encoding molecular chaperone MKKS-like isoform X2; amino-acid sequence: MLRIEGPLIKLILGNCQAHVNNYKDSGLYSALLATKLITSGLSIEANRYKVATVTSYFLSLVAQWLHSDTCPCKTPLSLSSIELISLTRTYLSSKTFKFGVNQQQVEHLSSLLLQAFLSVLPPTIVEYFSFPAHIHVVTHSGQPLVKSTLVHGVAVAISDKRLVAQVEKQLIKRDNDGDIITAVFNVSLAGDFEEILPSVPSAGLSSQPSSVSVEALVLEELLGLADTLAMRGVGMLGCQKVVHPLLKERLREQGVLVVERLSALHIDSVGEVTGGQLNSLITSESLCLGRLKSVSLARVGKDRFLVMDGGGGGHCTLVLCSPTDTLADELEPLCRNTISLLEQSLGSLFAFPGGGCTDTVIAHMATQKALEPVDEEVMMELECDKGSYSAVLGSISKCFSSMATSLEHYGGQVLTDSHYHHCWSFPPYEYCTSLTNSQRQQSRSHVDHHGDMTQYNDGTPTIQSHCQKPDEDSETVAYPARKCCCGSLTLSNLPPGTKLVEAVSMDTIAVPDEINRAMKNLTMNQTSRGTAKLLDFGLPKVKAIETAGEIAATILQIGFCVQ
- the LOC135342562 gene encoding small ribosomal subunit protein bS16m-like, which encodes MAAVRIRLSLRGCTNRPFYHLVVANSKWKRDGKHLEQVGCYDPMPNANKELVVGLNLERIKYWLSVGATPTVSVYKLLGLAGVLPAHPRLVLEASRKREAAQHIKDKPLELDPPSENNSPIESVDAHDTT
- the LOC135342552 gene encoding uncharacterized protein LOC135342552, translated to MGNSDSKPLTLIGRSSMRKGRMSSVSSIAQCPGSPKLKPKDKLQLDRYWIGSSFDMLSPPGLTRCSSLSHLRSIDSVDGLTNYSNHFNAMAAVQAFKTHRIDLLNVTDGALNIVSHLLSNEIIPEPTKARILFSNLPKLEKSEALLEAIEARIFINPNVFHTVVALLDTKQTLQKLAQNLRVSFRENNELYSIHLKAITQPAIVRYADYLKAFYRSMSPFPRYKWPQTPTTKKPFNLRLLDVSSSQSMEQPISLHCLVKPPEGCDKIGCVFVQGVPGVGKSCLTVELCRHWHDIDRLNKYPLVMLVRAQEKTAQDAKTLNDLFVHSNAGFTQAVVQEVTIMKGEGILIVLDGLDQVSLSPLRSVLLEQILEGKCLPNATLLITTRTNMTSKLMSLCKRKVDRLVELIGFTQDEIEQHAESSLGFDSALLSGFHDYLSVSPIIQGALHVPLSTAIAVEAYKEARSSGESSPTTFTELYMTLAKHLLQYHLLLQGEVDANYVFPDSLETLPAKVYTQFVNLAKHAFNTLVKENSSWTKLYKNQYHLSFMLGTPELHCSKRTTLMYNFTTVHVQELLAAHHVKTLPAEEQTDLYQKYFNEPRLGNIWRFFASIDKLQSPFWNEAKAEVRESKALSSAFLQCVFEAHKYVPLESIVNHPVVTFPSKIGAVVTALDCYQLGCCLAHSTCTLDLRQRLNTEMLHHLALGLSSKLLIKSTLSTLFLRPPITTKTIEELRNLPLSSLEGLDVSHCNLDKDTTEALAEALPDMTSLKQMDIRGNQAIGEGGLVKVLSALSTLKSLEELNLINTGMRCEDINALTPILSERGHLRILKIGDENQPQDSVSNLLQTTFTSHSLHSLHIWLTNLEPHCSEINTLLSNEQITIKTLEFHGCKIGQDGSCTIAEGMSYNDSLERLVFSMFDVPSIYHLTNHGALALAEMLEVNRKLTSLEISFDRTIDRKGALALMCALEHNKTLNALKIPQQNFTMIEMSVMDPRIEWA